The Nitrosospira multiformis ATCC 25196 region CAGCCAAGAGGATAAACTGCGAACCAGCCTTTATCAGACCGAAGCGCAGCGCAAAGCCGAACGAAATCAGCATCCGGATTTGGAGAGCTATCTTTTATCGTTGCAATTGGTGGTGAATATTCAAGTTGCAACCGACCGGGAGGCAATGCGGGTTGTACAGCTGACCCAGAAAACGAATCAGTTCAATTTAACGACCCGGCGCTATTCCGACCACGATATTGCACGGTTTCGCTCATCCAAGGACGCCTGTGTCTATACCTTATCCGCCAGCGACCGTTTTGGCTCTCTTGGATTGGTAGGCGTATTTATAGTCCAACGCCGCCAAGAGACCGCCGTGGTCGATTCCCTTTTGATGAGTTGCAGAGCGCTAGGCCGCCGCCTTGAGATAGCCTTTGTTCTGGAGTGCATGCGGCGTGTTGTAGCGGATTGGGGAATCCTCGCCTGGGAAGCAGAATACCTGTCCACAGCAAAGAACAGTCAAGTAGCGGATTTCTGGAGTACCCTTGGTTTTGCTCTGCTGGAACAAGCGGAAGGATACCGGCGCTATCGTTTGCAGGCCGCCATGCCAGAGATCGATCCACCGAGCTTTATTCATATTGAAAGAGAGTAGGCATTGATATGTCTGATATAGAGAATCGCACCCGTGACGTTATGGCGAAAGTCCTGCAAATCGCACCGCAAGATATCTCTCCGGACATTTCACGTAAGAATCTTCCCGCGTGGGACTCACTCAAGCACATGAATCTGATACTGGCCTTGGAGGAGGAATTCGGCATCGAGTTCAGTGACAAGGAAATAGCCGATCTAAACAGCCTGCACCTTTTAGTGGACGCTTTGCGGACCAAGCATTCATGAATGGTCAGTCCGATAGGCCTTTAGTCATCTTCGGCGTGGGAGAACTGGCCCAGCTGGCCTGCTATTACTTTACCCATGATAGCCCCCGCCGCGTCGCTGCTTTTACCGTAGACCGCACCCATTTCCGGGAAAATCAATGCATGGGGCTACCGGTGCTTGCCTTTGATGAGGTAGATACGCGCTATGCGCCCGAGGAATACGATATGTTTGTGGCCTTGGGCTATACCCGACTAAATCGGGCCAGAGCCGAAAAATGCGTGGAAGCCAAATCCCGTGGCTACCGGCTGGCGACATATGTCAGCAGTCGAAGCGTGACTTGGCCCGATCTGATCGTCGGCGAGAACTGTTTCATCATGGAGGGAAACGTAATTCAGCCCTTCGTGCGAATAGGCAACAATGTCATCATCTGGTGCGGCAGTCTTGTCAGTCATCACGTCGAAATTGACGACCATTGCTTCATCGCTGCTCACGCAGTCATCTCGGGTCATGTAAAGATAGGTGCTCACAGCTTCATCGGTGTAAACGCAACCCTACGCGACAAGATAACTCTGGCGGAGCGCACTCTGCTCGGTGCGGGTGCTCTGGTCACCGCCAGTACTGACGAGAATACCGCGTACCTCACTGCACCCAGCCAGGAAGCTGGCGTACCCAGCCATCGGCTGCAATCCTTGCTCTAGCAGAGCCATATCATGCAAGCCAGGCACAATAAAGTTGCCATCCTGCAATCCAATTACATCCCCTGGAAAGGCTACTTCGATCTCATTCACGACGTCGACCTGTTCATTTTCTACGACGACGTGCAGTACACCTTGAGAGACTGGCGCAACCGAAACAGGATCAAAACTCCCCGCGGGGTGGACTGGCTAACGGTGCCTACCAACGGTACCCGGCAGCATTTGATCTGCGAAGTCGAGTTTACCGACCCAAGGTGGCAATCGAAACATTGGGAAACATTGCGGCACAACTATGGAAAGACGCCTTATTTCGAACGCTACCGGCCGTTTTTCGAGGATGTCTATCTGGGCAGGCGATGGGACCATCTCTCTCAGCTGAATCAATATCTCATCGAACAAATTTCGCATCAATTCCTGGGCATTACCACGATTTTTGCAGATTCGCGCCGTTATAGAGCCACAGGGGAAAAACAGGCGCGCATAGTCGATCTGCTAACCAAGGCGGCTGCCTCGCTTTACGTTTCGGGGCCAGCTGCCAGGAGCTATATCGATGAAGCGCATTTTTCCCGGATCGGCATCGAACTGGTGTGGAAGGATTATGGCGGCTACCCGGAATATCCGCAATCTCACCCTCCCTTTGAACATGCCGTTACCATATTGGATTTACTGTTTCATACCGGACCGGAGGCGCCCTATTACATATGGGGATGGCGCGCCAACGTCGACTCAAACAACGATAAATGATAAGTTATTTTTATATTTTTCTTACGATTGTCTTTACCGTTTACGGACAAATCGTGCTTAAGTGGCAGGTCATCGGTGCCGGTGAATTTCCAGCGAGCGCGTCGGACAAGATATTGTTTTTGGCCCGGCTCGTGCTCAATCCCTGGGTCATCAGCGGTTTCCTGGCTGCATTCCTTGCATCGCTGACCTGGATGGCAGCAATGACTAAGCTGGAGCTGAGCCATGGTTACCCTTTCATGAGCCTCAATTTCGTATTTGTAATTGTTTTGAGCAATCTGCTGTTCCATGAAGCGATCACGATGCCGAAAATGCTCGGTCTGGGTTTGATTATCCTCGGCATCGCAGTCGGGAGCCGGGGTTGAAAATCTGCTTGTCATGCAGCGCCAGATTTACCGATTCCGGGTGGCGATGTCCCGTTTGCTTCTCGACCCCCGAGCAGGTGGATGGGTTTCTCAGTTTTGCGCCAGCACAGGCGAAATCTGATGAAGGATTTCAGCCGCATCACTTCAATGAGCTGGCGCAAGCAGAAGCGGAGCACTTCTGGTTTCGTTCGCGCAATCGACTCATCATATGGGCGTTACATCGTTTTTTCCCGGATGCCAGGAAATTTCTTGAAATCGGTTGCGGAACAGGATTTGTGCTGTCGGGCATAGCACAGGACAATCCCCGTCTCGAAATCAGTGGAAGCGAGATTCATTCGGCGGGCTTGAGTCACGCGGCAGATCGCGCAAGGAACGCCACACTGTTTCAAATGGATGCCCGCGATATTCCTTTTGATAGCGAATTCGATGTCATCGGTGCTTTTGATGTGCTTGAACACATTGAGGAAGACTCGCAGGTATTGTTGCAAATGTTTCGCGCCATCTCACCCGGGGGAGGTATGATTGTCACCGTGCCCCAACACCGTTTCCTGTGGAGTCAGCAGGATGAGCATGCGTGTCATGTTCGACGCTATGAAGCTCAGGAACTGCAGGATAAGGTGGAAAAGGCGGGATTTCGGGTGGAAAAGGCGACATCGTTTGTATCGCTGCTGTTACCTCTGATGTTCATATCGCGATTGTCCAAACGCAAACCTGTCGAGAACTATGACCCGACACAGGAGTTCAGGATCAAAAAATGGGTAAACACGATTCTCGAGGGAATCCTTGATCTGGAACGTCTGATGATTCGCGGGCGAGTCTCATTTCCGATGGGCGGGTCGCGATTGCTGATTGCCCGAAAACCAGCAGGGGCGTAATCACCATATGCAAATACCGTTCAACAAACCCTATATGACCGGGAAGGAGCTATGGTATGTCAGCCAGGCTCATGCGAACGGACATCTGGCCGGCGACGGGGTTTTCACGAAGAAATGCAATGCGTGGCTGGAACGCCGGATCGGGTGTAAAAAAGCGTTGCTGACGCATTCCTGCACGGCTGCGCTGGAGATGGCGGCCATTCTTGCGCAGATCGGACCCGGCGATGAGGTCATCATGCCTTCCTATACTTTCGTCTCCACCGCCAATGCGTTCGCATTGAGAGGGGGCGTGCCTGTATTCGTGGACATCCGGCCTGATACATTCAATATCGACGAAACCCTGATCGAGGCTGCCATCACCCCGAAAACCAAAGCGATCGTTGCTGTTCACTACGCGGGAGTGGGATGCGAGATGGATGCCATCATGTCCATCGCCGAACGGTATGGTTTGTTCGTGATCGAGGATGCAGCCCAGGGTCTTATGTCAACCTACAAGGGCAGACCGCTGGGCAGTATCGGCCATCTCGCAGCGCTGAGCTTCCACGAGACCAAGAACATCATTTCCGGGGAAGGGGGAGCTCTGCTGGTGAACGACGCACGCTTTGCGGAGCAAGCGGAAATAATCAGGGAAAAAGGTACCAATCGCAGTCAGTTTTTTCGTGGGCAGGTGGATAAGTATACCTGGGTGGATTTCGGCTCATCCTATCTTCCCAGTGAACTCATTGCTGCCTTTCTCTGGGCTCAGATAGAGGAGGCGGATGCAATCACGCAACGCCGTCTCGATATCTGGGACGTCTACCACGCTAATTTCGAACTTTTGGAAAAACAGGGGAAGATCCATCGTCCGACCATTCCTTCTGATTGCATGCACAACGCCCATATGTACTATCTCCTGTTGCCCGACCTGGACAGGCGCACCGCTTTCATCAACGCTCTCCGGCAGAAGGGAATAGGAACAGTTTTTCATTACGTTCCTCTTGACAGCTCTCCCATGGGGGAAAAGTGGGGCCGCAAGTCAGGCGCATTAACGCGGACACGAGAGTTGAGCGACCGGCTGGTCAGGCTGCCGCTATGGCTGGGCCTGGAGGAATACCAGAACGAAGTCATTCAGCATGTCGCGGCCGAGTTATGAAAAAGTCACGTTCCAGTTTCCATATTCTTTGCATAAGTCATCTGGCGCGGCTTCCTATATGTTCCTGACTGGAGTTTCGCGTAAATCTTCCGTTAAGCCATGCTGGACCTGACCGCACTGCAAAAAATTGATGCGAATTCTGCATATCCTTGATCACTCCATTCCCCTGCACAGCGGCTACACTTTCCGAACGCTTTCGATTCTGAATGAACAACGGAACCTGGGGTGGGAAACCTTTCATCTGACCGGATCGAAGCAGGAAAATTGCAGTGTGCTGGAAGAGTGCGTGGAAGGATGGCATTTTTATCGTACCCCAGCCCCGTCAGGACTGAGGGCACGGCTGCCCGTCTTGAATCAGCTGGCTGTCATGGAGGCTCTTACCCATCGCCTGACTGAGGTGGTCAAGATTGTCGAACCGGATATCCTGCACGCGCATTCTCCAGTCCTGAACGCTTTGCCTGCCTTGCGCGTGGGGCGGAGATCGGGTATTCCTGTCGTCTACGAAGTCCGGGCATTCTGGGAAGATGCGGCCGTAGATCACGGCACTCATCGCGAATGGGGCGCACGATATCGTCTCACCCGTGAGCTGGAGAGTTACGCGTTAAGGCATGTTGATGCAGTAACCACGATTTGTGAGGGGCTGCGCGGCGACATCCTCAAGCGGGGTATTCCGTCAGAAAAGGTAACTGTCATTCCCAATGCGGTCAATCTCGAAACTTTCAGGATGAGCGAGCGCGGGGATTTGCAACTTGCAAACGCACTCGGGATGGAGGGCAAGGTGTTGCTCGGCTTCATCGGCTCGTTTTACGCGTATGAAGGATTGACTGTACTGCTCAACGCACTGCCCCGTATGTTAGCGGCAAATCCCGACATCCGCATTCTTCTGGTGGGAGGAGGGCCTCAGGAAGACGAATTAAAATCTCTTACAGCCCGGAGGGGTCTGCAAGGCAAGGTTATTTTCACGGGCCGCGTTCCCCATGATCAGGTTCGGCGCTATTACAATCTGATCGATATTCTCGTTTATCCGAGATTGCCCATGCGCCTTACAGACCTGGTCACGCCCCTCAAGCCGCTGGAGGCCATGGCGCAAGGAAGGCTCGTTGCCGCTTCAGATGTAGGCGGACATCTCGAGCTCATCCAGGATGGAAAAACCGGAGTGCTTTTCAAGGCTGGCGATTCCGACGCCTTGGCAGCCCGGATATTGAATCTCATATCCAGCACCGATACCTGGGATACCCTTCGGGCCGGGGCGCGCGATTTTGTCGAAACCCAGCGCAACTGGGCTGGCAGCGTGGCCGGCTATAAGGAGATCTATCGCACTCTCCTTTCAAGGAAAGCATCGTCATGAAAGCTGGCTTGCGCATTGGATTGGTCGGGCCTCTGCCTCCTCCTTCAGGGGGAATGGCCAACCAGACGTTGCAGTTGGCAGGACTCCTGCGAGAAGAGCATGTTGAGGTGGAGCTGATTCAGGTCAATCGTCCCTACCGGCCTGGCTGGATTGGAAGATTCAAGGGGATCAGGGCGGGCTTCCGCCTGCTGTCCTATGTCAGCCAACTGTGGCTTTCCGCCGGCAGAGTTCAATTATTTCACGTGATGGCCAATTCCGGCTGGTCGTGGCACTTGTTTGCTGCTCCCGCCATCTGGATTGCACGGCTCAGGGGTAAGCCGGTGATTATCAATTATCGGGGAGGCGAGGCGGACTCCTTCTTTGATAAAGCCTTTTCGTGGGTAAAGCCGAGCTTGTCAAGAGCAAATGCAATTATCGTTCCTTCCGGGTTTCTGGAAGGGGTTTTCGGCAAACGCGGCTTTTCGGCCAGTATCGTTCCCAATATCATCGACCTGAGCCGCTTCGGAGCAGGAATGCGGTCCGATACCTCCACGGTGGAAGCCGGACCTGACTCTCCCCATATCATCGTCACCCGCAATCTGGAGCCGATTTACGACAATGAGACTGCACTGCGCGCCTTTCACATCGTAAGACGCTCCTTCCCCGCTGCGAAGCTCACCTTGGCCGGAT contains the following coding sequences:
- a CDS encoding acyl carrier protein is translated as MSDIENRTRDVMAKVLQIAPQDISPDISRKNLPAWDSLKHMNLILALEEEFGIEFSDKEIADLNSLHLLVDALRTKHS
- a CDS encoding acetyltransferase yields the protein MNGQSDRPLVIFGVGELAQLACYYFTHDSPRRVAAFTVDRTHFRENQCMGLPVLAFDEVDTRYAPEEYDMFVALGYTRLNRARAEKCVEAKSRGYRLATYVSSRSVTWPDLIVGENCFIMEGNVIQPFVRIGNNVIIWCGSLVSHHVEIDDHCFIAAHAVISGHVKIGAHSFIGVNATLRDKITLAERTLLGAGALVTASTDENTAYLTAPSQEAGVPSHRLQSLL
- a CDS encoding WbqC family protein → MQARHNKVAILQSNYIPWKGYFDLIHDVDLFIFYDDVQYTLRDWRNRNRIKTPRGVDWLTVPTNGTRQHLICEVEFTDPRWQSKHWETLRHNYGKTPYFERYRPFFEDVYLGRRWDHLSQLNQYLIEQISHQFLGITTIFADSRRYRATGEKQARIVDLLTKAAASLYVSGPAARSYIDEAHFSRIGIELVWKDYGGYPEYPQSHPPFEHAVTILDLLFHTGPEAPYYIWGWRANVDSNNDK
- a CDS encoding EamA family transporter; this translates as MISYFYIFLTIVFTVYGQIVLKWQVIGAGEFPASASDKILFLARLVLNPWVISGFLAAFLASLTWMAAMTKLELSHGYPFMSLNFVFVIVLSNLLFHEAITMPKMLGLGLIILGIAVGSRG
- a CDS encoding class I SAM-dependent methyltransferase, with product MKICLSCSARFTDSGWRCPVCFSTPEQVDGFLSFAPAQAKSDEGFQPHHFNELAQAEAEHFWFRSRNRLIIWALHRFFPDARKFLEIGCGTGFVLSGIAQDNPRLEISGSEIHSAGLSHAADRARNATLFQMDARDIPFDSEFDVIGAFDVLEHIEEDSQVLLQMFRAISPGGGMIVTVPQHRFLWSQQDEHACHVRRYEAQELQDKVEKAGFRVEKATSFVSLLLPLMFISRLSKRKPVENYDPTQEFRIKKWVNTILEGILDLERLMIRGRVSFPMGGSRLLIARKPAGA
- the rffA gene encoding dTDP-4-amino-4,6-dideoxygalactose transaminase, whose protein sequence is MQIPFNKPYMTGKELWYVSQAHANGHLAGDGVFTKKCNAWLERRIGCKKALLTHSCTAALEMAAILAQIGPGDEVIMPSYTFVSTANAFALRGGVPVFVDIRPDTFNIDETLIEAAITPKTKAIVAVHYAGVGCEMDAIMSIAERYGLFVIEDAAQGLMSTYKGRPLGSIGHLAALSFHETKNIISGEGGALLVNDARFAEQAEIIREKGTNRSQFFRGQVDKYTWVDFGSSYLPSELIAAFLWAQIEEADAITQRRLDIWDVYHANFELLEKQGKIHRPTIPSDCMHNAHMYYLLLPDLDRRTAFINALRQKGIGTVFHYVPLDSSPMGEKWGRKSGALTRTRELSDRLVRLPLWLGLEEYQNEVIQHVAAEL
- a CDS encoding TIGR04063 family PEP-CTERM/XrtA system glycosyltransferase codes for the protein MRILHILDHSIPLHSGYTFRTLSILNEQRNLGWETFHLTGSKQENCSVLEECVEGWHFYRTPAPSGLRARLPVLNQLAVMEALTHRLTEVVKIVEPDILHAHSPVLNALPALRVGRRSGIPVVYEVRAFWEDAAVDHGTHREWGARYRLTRELESYALRHVDAVTTICEGLRGDILKRGIPSEKVTVIPNAVNLETFRMSERGDLQLANALGMEGKVLLGFIGSFYAYEGLTVLLNALPRMLAANPDIRILLVGGGPQEDELKSLTARRGLQGKVIFTGRVPHDQVRRYYNLIDILVYPRLPMRLTDLVTPLKPLEAMAQGRLVAASDVGGHLELIQDGKTGVLFKAGDSDALAARILNLISSTDTWDTLRAGARDFVETQRNWAGSVAGYKEIYRTLLSRKASS
- a CDS encoding glycosyltransferase family 4 protein produces the protein MKAGLRIGLVGPLPPPSGGMANQTLQLAGLLREEHVEVELIQVNRPYRPGWIGRFKGIRAGFRLLSYVSQLWLSAGRVQLFHVMANSGWSWHLFAAPAIWIARLRGKPVIINYRGGEADSFFDKAFSWVKPSLSRANAIIVPSGFLEGVFGKRGFSASIVPNIIDLSRFGAGMRSDTSTVEAGPDSPHIIVTRNLEPIYDNETALRAFHIVRRSFPAAKLTLAGSGPERHTLEQLAFALGIGGAVTFTGRVDNEGMAAIYRSASVMLNPSLADNMPISILEALASGVPVVSTNVGGVPYLVEHEKNALLVPARDPQAMANAVLRLLNDAARTRRLIEAGMECVQRYTWPNVRVPLFRVYEQVLAAPDRSC